A window of Agarivorans sp. Alg241-V36 genomic DNA:
ACGGTTAGTGCAATGGCAAAAGCCAGCTTAACAGCTAGACAGGCTCGTCGAGCAGGTACGAAAGTAGGTCATAGTGATCCGGTGTTTCTGTATGGAAGGTCCATCGCTCAACGGTTAAAAGGTACTCCGGGGATARCAGGCTGATACCGCCCAAGAGTTCATATCGACGGCGGTGTTTGGCACCTCGATGTCGGCTCATCACATCCTGGGGCTGAAGTCGGTCCCAAGGGTATGGCTGTTCGCCATTTAAAGTGGTACGCGAGCTGGGTTTAGAACGTCGTGAGACAGTTCGGTCCCTATCTGCCGTGGGCGTTTGAGAATTGAGGGGAGCTGCTCCTAGTACGAGAGGACCGGAGTGGACGAACCGCTGGTGTTTGGGTTGTTATGCCAATAGCATTGCCCAGTAGCTACGTTCGGAACTGATAACCGCTGAAAGCATCTAAGCGGGAAGCAGGCCTCGAGATTAATTCTCACTAGGACTTTAAGTCCTCTGAAGGGCCGTTGGAGACTACAACGTTGATAGGCAAGGTGTGTAAGTGCTGTGAGGCATTGAGCTAACTTGTACTAATTACCCGTGAGGCTTAACCATACAACACCTAAAGGGTGTTGCTTATAGATACCTTATTTAGAAACCATGAATACTTGTTAGTACTCATGAGATATTTTCAGCTTTTTCGAATGTTAAAGACAACAGTTTTTGCCTGGTGGCAATAGCGTTGTGGACCCACCTGACTCCATGCCGAACTCAGAAGTGAAACGCAACTGCGCCGATGATAGTGTGGGGCTTCCCCATGTGAAAGTAGGTCACTGCCAGGCTCTCATACTAAGCCCTCGTCATATGACGAGGGCTTTTTTATTGCCTGCGGATTATCACCTCACTAACAAACCACTTTCGTCACTTATCCTTTATTCAACATCTATTCTCAACCCTCAATTAAGGCCTGCAGGTCTAGGCTCGATGGCTCTAATTCTCGCTTTCAAGCTTCTTTTCATACGATTCTGTTTGTTGTTTATTTTTCGCTATATAGAAATCACTAAGTGATCTGATTTTAGATTAATCATTTTTAGTATTGCTACAGGTAATGGAAGTAGATCTTTGTAGAGTGATGTTTTACTTAGATTTTTGGTGACAGAACTGAACTGCGCCGACTGAAATAGTCTGCTGGAGAGAGGCAAGGCTTGCCATAAAGCTTTTTATTAAAGGCAGTTTTTATCCGGTTTTGGGTAAATTGTGCCGACAAATCGACTAAAAAACAACTTTAGCCCGGGTTAAGACTTTTGTCGGCAGGCTTAAACTAAAATTTAGATATTTTTATATAAACATTATAAACAACTGGTTTTGTTTAATTTATTGGCATTTAATTTGCTTTATTGGCATGGCTCAGCCAAATGCGGCAAAAACGACGGATTGTTGTCGGTTGGGTAGAAATTTTGTCAGGTAGATTATCGTAAGGATATGTTTCTACTGACGTTAGTGGCATTTGCTTTGCTATTTGTTACCTAGGGCTTTCTTAGGTGGCTAATTACAATAAACGAGATAAAAAAGCTCGGGCCTAGGTTAAAGCAAGTGGAGAGAGAACGGTAAACGGAAACTAACGTAAGTAGGAATAGACCAATGATTACCAGAGTATTGATGCTGTGCAGCGTGTTGTTGCTATCAGCATGTTCGTCGATTGTAGATGGTGTGGAAGAAGTTGCGGATAACGTACAAGAACGTGAAGATCGCAATCAACGCCAAGTAACTGTGAGTACCGATAGCCGCTCACCAATCCCCGACGATCCTTTTTATGCGCCTATTGAGCCGAGTCCTGCGGCTGACCAAGTGATTGTGACTGGCTCTATGTTTAATGCCAATACCTCGCGTAGTCTGTATAGCTATACCCCGCCTTTCTCTCTTGGGGATACCATCACCGTTCTATTAGAAGAAGAAGCTACCGCGACTAAATCGGCTAGCTCAAACCTGGGTAAAGAGAATAGTTATAAACTCGAACCGATTACTGTGCCAGGTGGAAACCTAACCATTAACGGACAAGTTGTTGAGCTTGAAATGAAGCAAAAGCAAGATTTTGATGGCTCATCTGATGCCGACCAACGCCATAGGTTATCGGGCAGAATCACGGTCTCGGTGGTTGATATCCTGAACAACGGCAATTTGGTGGTACGTGGTGAAAAGTGGTTGGTTATCAACAATGGTAAAGAATACATGCGCTTTACCGGTATTGTGCGGCCATTAGATGTTGGCGAAGACAACTCAATTGGTTCTTTTCAGGTCGCTGATGCTCGCATCGAATTTAGCGGTACCGGTGATCACGCTGATGTACAAACACAGGGGTGGCTGTCGTCGTTCCTAGGTGGAAGTATGTGGCCACTATAGGACGCTAACGATGTCTAAGTTTTTTAGAATATGTACTTGTGTGGTGATGTTAGCGGGAAGTGTCTTACCAAGTTATGCCATTTGGTTAGAGGGTGAAGGCCAAGCTAAAATCATCGACGGTCAAGTTGACCAAGCTCGCCAGCAAGCAATTCAAGATGCCTTATTAACCCTTATGTATCGCGGTGGTGCCAGTGTTAAATCACTGCAAGTGGTAAAATCAGGGGTGCTGGAAACCGATGAGCTAACGGTGCGAACTAATGGTGAAGTGTATGACATGAAGCTGTTGGTTGAAACCATCATAGATGACCAAATGACGGTTAAAGTGGCGGCTGACATATTTCCTTTAAATACCTGTGAAAAAGACAGTTATGCCAAAACCTTGTTCGTTGGCCCCTTTCAATTGCAAAAGCGAGAACACGCCCAACTTGGTGGGGTTTATCGAACGCCCGAAGAGGTTTCCCAGCGTTTATTCCACCGCTTTAAATCAAAGAGCAAACGGGTTGATGCTCGGCACTTAATGACACGCCAAATTGCCTTTGATGGGCGCTATGCCAATGACATTGAGCCGCAGATGCTTAAAGTTGCGCGTAGCTTATCCCAGCAATACGACGTGCAATACATTTTGTTTGGCAAAATTAACGATATGTCGAGTTACAACGAAACTAGCACCAACCTGCTCGGTATCAGAAGCTCCGTTAAGTTGCGCAACTATCAAGTAAAGCTCTACGTTATTGACGGCATTAATGGCGAGACTATTCTGCGTAAAAGTTACGGCTCTAACCGCGAATGGCCTTTCGATGTGACGATGAAGCTGGACGTAACTGGCGAAACATTTTGGTCTTCAGAATATGGAAAATTGATTGATTCCTACATCGATCAATCGGTTAGTGACGTTGAAGACGCTTTGTACTGCCGCCAAAGTTTAGCAACGGTGGTGGGGCTTTATAACGGACAGGTGGTAATTAACATCGGTCAGACAAATGGGGTGCGTAAAGGCGACAAGTTTGAACTGGTTAGGCAGCAATATTTAATGCACTTAGATGGCGGGCTTCGTGGTCCGATATTTAACGCAGACCAAACCCAATTAAAGGTAGTGTCGGTTCAATCTGACCGCGCGGTATTAGCAACAGAGCGCTACTCCGATATGGCTAACATACAAATTCGCGACGTATTAGTGGCGGTGACTAATGATCCATTCGCTATCGATGAAAACACTCAATAATTAGCAGCAAAGGAGAAGAATATGACAACTTCTTATAGTAACACTCCACTTGCAACCAACAGCTTGGATTATAAACCCAACTTGATTGAAGTGAATAAGCAACAGCCCAGTGAAGTAAAATCGGAAAGTAGTTTTACTCAAAAACTACAAGATGCTTTAAGCCCAAATAGCGATAAGCAACCAAGTATTGAAACGCTGGCGACAAATGCTAGTACTGACGATAAATCCGAGGGTACGGTAGATGTAGGCATTATGGACGTTGCCCCCGCTGCAATGAACATAGGCATGGGCTTAGCCTCTGGCAACCCAGTGGCGGCAGGCCTAGCCGGTACCGATTTATTGCAAAGTGTATTGCGTGCCGATATTGAAAATCAATTTACTGAGTTAGGCCAAGGTATTGCTGCTGCGTTAGTCGCAGGCATGTCGGGAGATCCAAGTGCTACGCAGGTTCTGCCAACTGCAGCTGAACTTGCTGAACAAGCAGCTTTAGCCAGTGCAGATATTGTTGCTGAAGGAAGCCAACAAGTTGCCGCTGCAAGCCAAAATGGTAGTGCCGCAACCGGTGTTAGCCAAGAGGGCAAGAGTGTGCCAACTAAAGGGGCTATTCCTAAGGCAATCCTCGATGCCGAAAATGCCCCCAAAAATGATGAACTACTAAAGCAAAATAAGGCAACTACGTAAGATAGCTAAGTAACTTGAGCGCTTTGCTTAAGTTACTTGTTTCACCTCTACAATATCCAACAGACTTGGTAAAATTTTCACTTTCTTTACATAAGCCTAATATAATTGTGATTATATAATGCGTAGAATATATACAGCGCTAAAAAGTAGATGTAAGGGATTATATGAAGGCGATAGTCGCGGTATTACTTAGCACCATTTTGCTGGCTTGTGGCGGAGGCGGTTCGGGTGGGGAGGATGATAGCGCAAGATATACGGTAAGTGGCGTAGCTAATGTACTTACCAATACGGTGGTCGACAGCGACGTGAATGACCCCAATGCACTTTATGTCTCTAATAATTCTTATTCAAGGGCTCAAGTAATACCCCCTATCGCAGTGGTTAGCGGCTATTTAGCGAGCCATTTTACTGGTGTTAGCG
This region includes:
- a CDS encoding flagellar basal body L-ring protein FlgH, whose translation is MITRVLMLCSVLLLSACSSIVDGVEEVADNVQEREDRNQRQVTVSTDSRSPIPDDPFYAPIEPSPAADQVIVTGSMFNANTSRSLYSYTPPFSLGDTITVLLEEEATATKSASSNLGKENSYKLEPITVPGGNLTINGQVVELEMKQKQDFDGSSDADQRHRLSGRITVSVVDILNNGNLVVRGEKWLVINNGKEYMRFTGIVRPLDVGEDNSIGSFQVADARIEFSGTGDHADVQTQGWLSSFLGGSMWPL
- a CDS encoding flagellar assembly protein T N-terminal domain-containing protein; the encoded protein is MSKFFRICTCVVMLAGSVLPSYAIWLEGEGQAKIIDGQVDQARQQAIQDALLTLMYRGGASVKSLQVVKSGVLETDELTVRTNGEVYDMKLLVETIIDDQMTVKVAADIFPLNTCEKDSYAKTLFVGPFQLQKREHAQLGGVYRTPEEVSQRLFHRFKSKSKRVDARHLMTRQIAFDGRYANDIEPQMLKVARSLSQQYDVQYILFGKINDMSSYNETSTNLLGIRSSVKLRNYQVKLYVIDGINGETILRKSYGSNREWPFDVTMKLDVTGETFWSSEYGKLIDSYIDQSVSDVEDALYCRQSLATVVGLYNGQVVINIGQTNGVRKGDKFELVRQQYLMHLDGGLRGPIFNADQTQLKVVSVQSDRAVLATERYSDMANIQIRDVLVAVTNDPFAIDENTQ